GGTGTATAGTACTGCTCATCTGGTCCGTTGTGTTGATACTCATAGCGAAACCTACCCAACCCGATGCCAGTAAGTGGATATTTCTGGATCATTTGGAGCGAGGTACGCCACCATTGTGGACGTTCACTCATGAACCCCGCGGGGTGCGCAATCATCGTTTGGATACGTTCCTGGATATGTTGAGGAACGATCCCAATTATCGCTTGACGGGAACTCGTATTGACGATCAATATACAGAACACAACACTTATGAGTGCCAACCCCAACAGGCTTCCTTTCCACAAAATACGCCTAAATAAGGTCCTTACCACAAAATAGCATCCGATGAAAACGACCGCGACAGCGACGCTTATCCATGCGGCACGCGTCAGCGTCAATACCAGATTGGCACTCATCAATGCTAAAATTACACCAAGTCCCAAGGTCGTCCAAATCAAGACGCGTCGTGATTTTTGATGTGTGTCCGTCCGTTCCGAATGGGAAATCAGACCGCTGCATCCAGCGACAAAGTAGCCCATAACAAATGGGAGTGTCAGGGCGAGATATGCCCCCAAGTCATTCGGCATTTTGAAGGTTCCGGTGAGTCGCTGTTCGATCATGTACACCATCAGATGCGTCTCACTTTTGCGGACCGTGTAGCGTCTATCTCTCGCTGGATCGTCAATGCGCCATTCGTTTGGTTGCTTTGAAGGTACAAACGTTGCGGTTTGAGAGAGCGGTACATTGCAATTTCGCAATTCGGCGCGCAGTTCATCCGAGAATTCTTCACCTGTGGCAAGTTCCTCCTGAAATTGTAACCCAATTTTCCCCATAAAATCAATCGCTAAACGGGTGTCATTTGCGTAATACCAGAGTCCGAGTGCGGAGGAGATGCCTGCCGCGACAATGAAGGTAATGACGATATGTCGCCATCGAGTGCCCAACCGACTGTGAATAACAGCATAAAAGAGCAGGATCGCACGGAGGTGTTTCCAAAAATAGCCGAGGCTACTGGTGGCGGGGTGTGGGGCAAGCAGCGAGGCTATCAAGCCCAATCCGAGAAACAGCAAGATGGGAATGTCAAGCGGGGTACGTTGCCAATTGTAGGGGCGAGGTGACCTCACCCCTACGATGATGCGCCCCACCCATCCAAGTAACACAAACGAAAGTCCGACGTTGAGAAATGCCGTTGAGTGGCCGAAGGGTAGGGCAAGCACAAAGATCAGAAATCCGATGTAAGTGGCGGCATCATAGATCTTTGCTGATGTAAATCGTGTATGTTTTAGCCGAAGGTTTTGGCTGGCGCGCCGCACTAAAAGAGAAAATCTCGATTCTGGCATAATTTGTGAACGAAACGGAAAATGGTTGAAAATACAAGAGAGATAGAATACAATATCTTTTAATCAGAAAATTTAACTTGCATAGAAGGGGATTCCACCATGCGCTTTACATATAACCTCATTGCTTTGTTGTTAGGATTCTGTTTTATTGGGTTACTTTTCGTGCCAACGGCACCGGCGTTTATTGAACGCGAGTATACAATCCGTGAAGTCGTTGATGCTTGTACGAACATCGTTTTTGGCGAAGTAAAGAGCGTTGACCAGAAACGTTTGCGAGGCGTTGTTACTGTGAAAAAAGATGTCAAAGGGAAAAGTGGGCTCAAGGAAATTAAGATGAACTTTGCCACAGGACATTACAAGCGAGGCACCTCACCGGAGAAAATGGTAAGATTGTTCAAAGCGGGCATGCCTATCATTGTTTTCTATCGTGAGCATTACGGCATAGATAGCATGTGTTTCATTGACAATACATGGTTTCAGATGCGTGCCTATCGTGGTGGATATAGCGGCTCTTGGTGGACATTTACGCACATTGACCCGATGATGACACGGACTTATGAGGGCACGACAAAATCATTCCAAAAGATTGTTCTCGACATGTTAGGTGGTAAAATGTGGGTAGCCGCACCGAAAGATGCCGTAAAAGTTCTGGTACTCACAGGAAATAGCACGCATCCAACATGGAGTCAAGTCCCTGTTTATACAAACGCAGCCACGTATGAATATATGGCACTGCGCGCTGTGAAAAAAATTGGCAAACGTGCCGTCGCGCATGAATCTACCAGAGAACATAAGTTACCGCAGTTAGAAAAAGCCGATATTCTGTGGATCGGATACGAAGAGATTTCGAGTTATGGACACTACCTCCTTTCCAGTGAAGTAGAGAAGAAGATTAAAGCCTTTGTAAAAAAGGGTGGCATCGTCGTTGTTACAGGACAGGACAGTAGCGTTGAGAAGCCGTGTGGTGTCGGTTGGCTACAGGGGAGCGAGTTGAAAGGCGTTGAAAGTCCACCCACCCAACACTTCGTTGTTACAGAAAAAGGCAATTCCCTTTTCTCGATTCCCAACGAAATCGCGTCGGGTAAAATCTTCGTTGATGACGCGTGGGTAGATTGGAACCGACGCGATGAAATTTTTGCGACGACCGAGGACACTAAGGAACTCGTTGTTGGGGCGAGACGGTATGGCAAGGGATTATACATTATTACCAGCCTTCGTAATGATAGCCAATATACGACTTCCATGAACAAAGCACTTATGGAAAATATCATGCATTATGCCGTCAGCCAGCTCAAGTAGGAAGAATGGTTATCAGCTCTCAGCATGCGAAGTATGTTAACCTCTAAAAAGGAAAATCGCGAAAACGAAATACCTCTACATCTATAAGAACTTTGCCACAACCAGTGTAATATCATCATTGGCACTTTCGTTCTGTTGATGTGCCTGAAGGTCAGACAGAATTTCTATTTTTATCTCTTCGGGAGACAGATGACGTTTTTGTGAAATGAGTGCTTTGAACCGATCGAATCCATACATTTCCGCGTTAGGATTGAACGCTTCTGTAATCCCATCTGAATAAAGGATCAGTAGGTCCCCGGGATACCACTTAATCTCAGTGCTGTAGTATTGGGTCGGTGTGTCGGACATTGAGATACCGACTGGCAGAAACGAGGATTCTAATTCAATGAGGTCACCGTTCTGTTCGGCGCGATAAAGGAGCATCTGCGGATGACCGGCATTGGCGAACTCCAACCGATTGTCAGGGTGAATAATCAGATAACAGCAGGTCATGTAGATAAAAGCTTGGGCATCCTCTTCTGTGACCCGGGTAATCGCTTTCATGACCTCCGGCACGGAAGCGTCAAAACGAATTTGCGTTTGTAAGCAACTTTTCGTCATTGCGGCTACCATCGCTGAGTGATAACCGTGCCCCATGACATCGCCAAGAAAAATGGCAACGCTGTTATCAGCGAGTTCCAGATAGTCGTAATAGTCACCTCCGACGCTATTCGCGGGTCTGCAATATCCTGCAGAACTGATACAGGGATGCACGATTTCTTGATTCGGGAGGAGAGATTTTTGGACTTCAGCGGCAAGGCGCATTGATTCTTCTTGGGCAATTTCCTTACGGATAGCACTCATCTGAATCTCAAGGTCGCGTCGGATTTTGTCGTTCAAGACTCGGAACATCCCACTCCCAATTCGCGGCTCCCGTGCCATAGCGTTGTAAAAGTCGCTTCTCGTGATCCTTAGAAACTGCGTAGGTTTCACTGTTTTAACCGTTGCACTCCGCGGTTTATTATCAATCAGAGCGATTTCTCCGAGACAGTACCCTCTCTCATCAAAGAATAATACTTCTGTCCCCGCCTTGATGATGCTGACTTCACCATCGACCAATAAGTAGAGCGAATCACCTTCATCCCCCTCTTCAAAGAGTGTTGCATAGGCTGGGTAAGCGACTTCGTTTGCAATATGACAGATCGCTTTTAATTCGGTTTGTGGGAGTTCTGCGAACAGTTCTGTCTTTTGTAAAAATTGTAACTTTTCTTCTTCTGGTAGCATTATCTATTCAGCCTTTGACTTTTTATACAAAATGTGTTATTTTTAATAGGATGTTTCGCTTGTAAACTGCGTTTTGGGTAATTTACCGAAAGATTAGACGAAATTCACGAATATAAGTTGAGAACAATGTAAGGCGTGAGGCCCCTACGCAATATGTTCATATCTCTATCATGACACAGAAAAGAAAATTATGTCAATAACTGATTTTTTCCGTGGAAAAGTTCTGCTCATTACCGGTGGCACCGCATTTTTGGGGCAACCGATGGTTGCAAAAATTTTAACTGCACTTCCCGATATCCAAAAGATTTATCTCCTCATCCGGAGTCGCACCGATACCACTGGCAAGCATATTTCCGCTCAAGAACGCTTAAAAAATGAACTCCTCACCTCAGATGTCTTTGCATCTCTTCGTCGGCTACACGGCGACAATTTCGATGCATGGGCACAGCAGAAACTAACGGCTGTTGAAGGTGATCTCACGCACGAGTATCTTGGATTCAGCAATGCGGAATACCAAAGACTCCAGAACGAAGTTCAGATTTTTATTAATATAGCGGGTCTTGTGGATTTTGATCCACCTTTCGATGATTCTTTGTGGGGAAATGCGCTCGCTGCTAAACATGTAGTTAACTTTGCAAGGGGTTGTCAGGATGCCGTGTTCCTGCATATCTCCACAGCATACGTCTGCGGTGACAACCCCGGACGCGTGCTTGAAGAACTCCCACCCCCCTACGAACATTACGCAACACAACATCGCGAAAAGACAGGAATGGCTATCCCGGAAACACTCTCTGAGGAAATCGAAGGGTTGCTTTCCCGTAGTGCGGCTATCCATGCTGAAGCCGAGTCCTCTGAAAATCTCGCTAACTTTCAGCGAGAAGCGGAGGCGGAAATAAAGGGAACGCGTAAGGGACTTGAAGCACAGGTCGCAGAACTGAAGGCAGAATGGCTTGAAGAACGCTTGGTTGAGGAAGGGTTAAAGCACGCCCGGTCACGGGGATGGAACGATACTTATACTTACATGAAATTCCTCGCTGAACAGATGGTCATGGAATTGCGAGGCGAACTACCCACGGCTATCGTGCGTCCTTCAATTATTGAGAGTAGTTTCGATGAGCCTGAACCCGGATGGCTC
This genomic window from Candidatus Poribacteria bacterium contains:
- a CDS encoding O-antigen ligase family protein → MPESRFSLLVRRASQNLRLKHTRFTSAKIYDAATYIGFLIFVLALPFGHSTAFLNVGLSFVLLGWVGRIIVGVRSPRPYNWQRTPLDIPILLFLGLGLIASLLAPHPATSSLGYFWKHLRAILLFYAVIHSRLGTRWRHIVITFIVAAGISSALGLWYYANDTRLAIDFMGKIGLQFQEELATGEEFSDELRAELRNCNVPLSQTATFVPSKQPNEWRIDDPARDRRYTVRKSETHLMVYMIEQRLTGTFKMPNDLGAYLALTLPFVMGYFVAGCSGLISHSERTDTHQKSRRVLIWTTLGLGVILALMSANLVLTLTRAAWISVAVAVVFIGCYFVVRTLFRRILWKGSLLGLALISVVFCILIVNTSSRQAIIGIVPQHIQERIQTMIAHPAGFMSERPQWWRTSLQMIQKYPLTGIGLGRFRYEYQHNGPDEQYYTPYHAHNIYLHIATEQGIASLFVFLWIIAIICRQVFVMRKTNGLWKMGTFIGASGFLISALVYGLADNILHQRTVLLFYFILGIIFYTQLSKDKKHETPESD
- a CDS encoding SpoIIE family protein phosphatase translates to MLPEEEKLQFLQKTELFAELPQTELKAICHIANEVAYPAYATLFEEGDEGDSLYLLVDGEVSIIKAGTEVLFFDERGYCLGEIALIDNKPRSATVKTVKPTQFLRITRSDFYNAMAREPRIGSGMFRVLNDKIRRDLEIQMSAIRKEIAQEESMRLAAEVQKSLLPNQEIVHPCISSAGYCRPANSVGGDYYDYLELADNSVAIFLGDVMGHGYHSAMVAAMTKSCLQTQIRFDASVPEVMKAITRVTEEDAQAFIYMTCCYLIIHPDNRLEFANAGHPQMLLYRAEQNGDLIELESSFLPVGISMSDTPTQYYSTEIKWYPGDLLILYSDGITEAFNPNAEMYGFDRFKALISQKRHLSPEEIKIEILSDLQAHQQNESANDDITLVVAKFL